In Sorghum bicolor cultivar BTx623 chromosome 8, Sorghum_bicolor_NCBIv3, whole genome shotgun sequence, one genomic interval encodes:
- the LOC8065234 gene encoding ATP-dependent RNA helicase DEAH12, chloroplastic, with protein MEEKVLSEAASRGEDDFRSCCGDEEEWEDTEESFTAGIGKGELDEASVRLFFKGVSSPEAEGKKLSGIGVVMERSPGVPVLKVQKKLDFYVEELVAEHLALMDGLLVALQNGIRKIFAFTNSEKLYFQIAEAEILEDQLLVALGHRILELVDKLEDFDLILLPSFELERPLQLAKEAIGIRYLSPYEVGTCPICREEKLGSQMIKAGCSHTYCYNCLTGYIEDKLLTSKLPIRCPQLRCKYIISASECKSFLPVSSHDSLERAFAEAGTSEMERFYCPFPNCSVLLDLSQHFSRASSSSQSDLSCIECPECHRDICINCGVPWHIMMGCDEYQSLPAEERDAGDLSLHRLAQNNRWRRCQNCRRMIELTQGCFHMTCWCGHEFCYSCGADYASGVQTCQCVFWDDEAVEASSAERSTQAASEIWAWDTFDCMPTAVEGYSEQERAQLALIQRFLAGGFSLGDNHNPNPCQSPPRCADSYIVDTMKDLHQLPWLERFVSVISDTYNDDYIQ; from the exons ATGGAGGAGAAGGTATTGTCCGAGGCAGCCTCGAGGGGTGAGGATGACTTCAGGAGCTGCTGTGGGGATGAGGAAGAGTGGGAGGACACCGAGGAATCGTTCACGGCCGGCATCGGAAAGGGGGAGCTTGATGAGGCCTCGGTGCGCCTCTTCTTCAAGGGCGTGTCGAGCCCCGAGGCAGAGGGGAAGAAGCTCTCTGGGATCGGCGTCGTGATGGAGAGGTCCCCTGGGGTGCCTGTTCTTAAGGTGCAGAAGAAGCTGGATTTCTATGTCGAGGAGCTGGTGGCTGAGCACCTCGCGCTCATGGATGGGCTGCTAGTCGCCCTGCAGAATGGCATCCGGAAGATCTTCGCCTTCACTAATTCGGAAAAGCTCTACTTTCAG ATAGCAGAAGCTGAAATTCTTGAAGATCAGCTTTTGGTAGCTTTAGGACACAGGATTCTTGAACTGGTGGATAAGTTGGAAGACTTTGATTTGATATTGCTTCCAAGCTTTGAACTCGAGAGGCCCTTGCAGTTGGCCAAAGAAGCTATAGGCATCAGATATCTGTCTCCTTATGAGGTTGGTACCTGCCCGATTTGCCGTGAGGAGAAACTAGGTTCTCAGATGATCAAGGCAGGTTGTTCGCACACATATTGCTATAATTGCCTGACTGGGTATATTGAAGACAAGCTGCTGACCTCAAAGCTGCCTATAAGGTGTCCACAATTAAGGTGTAAATATATTATTTCTGCTAGCGAGTGTAAATCATTCCTTCCAGTTAGCAGCCATGATTCCCTGGAGAGAGCATTTGCAGAAGCTGGCACCTCTGAAATGGAAAGATTTTATTGTCCCTTTCCAAATTGTTCAGTGCTGTTAGACCTTAGTCAGCACTTCTCTAGGGCAAGTTCATCAAGCCAGTCAGATCTCAGTTGTATCGAGTGCCCAGAATGCCATAGAGATATATGTATCAACTGTGGAGTGCCATGGCACATCATGATGGGCTGTGACGAGTACCAGAGCTTGCCTGCTGAGGAAAGAGATGCTGGGGACCTGTCTTTGCATCGCCTTGCACAGAACAATAGGTGGAGGCGCTGTCAAAATTGTCGACGTATGATTGAACTAACACAGGGCTGCTTCCATATGACTTGCTG GTGTGGGCACGAGTTCTGCTACTCCTGTGGTGCTGACTATGCTAGTGGTGTACAAACATGCCAATGCGTGTTCTGGGACGATGAAGCCGTGGAGGCCTCCTCCGCTGAGCGATCCACCCAAGCAGCATCTGAGATCTGGGCATGGGACACGTTTGACTGCATGCCGACCGCCGTGGAGGGGTACTCGGAGCAGGAAAGGGCACAGCTGGCGCTCATCCAGAGGTTCCTCGCGGGAGGTTTTAGCCTGGGAGACAACCACAACCCCAACCCCTGCCAGTCACCGCCACGCTGCGCCGACTCGTACATCGTCGACACCATGAAGGACCTCCACCAGCTCCCGTGGCTTGAGCGGTTCGTGTCGGTGATCAGCGACACCTACAATGATGACTACATCCAGTGA
- the LOC110437660 gene encoding ras-related protein RABF2a-like: MAAIAGGNKIRNAKLVLLGDVGAGKSSLVLRFVKGQFVEFQESTIGAAFFSQTLAVNDETVKFEIWDTAGQERYHSLAPMYYRGAAAAIVVYDITNAASFTRAKKWVQELQAQGNSNTIVALAGNKADLLEARQVPAEEAKAYAQENSLFFMETSAKTAINVNDVFYEIAKKLLQGQQVQNPQGGMVLNQRPPERMVSSSSCCA; the protein is encoded by the exons AtggcggccatcgccggcggcAACAAGATCCGCAACGCCAAGCTG GTCCTTCTTGGGGACGTGGGCGCCGGCAAGTCCAGCCTGGTCCTCCGGTTTGTCAAGGGCCAGTTCGTCGAATTCCAG GAATCAACCATCGGCGCGGCCTTCTTCTCGCAGACTCTGGCAGTTAACGACGAGACGGTGAAGTTCGAGATATGGGACACGGCGGGGCAGGAGCGGTACCACAGCTTGGCTCCCATGTATTACCGGGGCGCTGCGGCTGCCATAGTTGTCTACGACATCACGAATGCG GCCTCTTTTACACGTGCGAAGAAATGGGTTCAAGAACTTCAAGCACAAG GAAACTCAAATACAATAGTGGCTCTTGCTGGGAACAAGGCTGATTTGTTAGAGGCAAGGCAGGTGCCAGCAGAA GAAGCAAAGGCGTATGCTCAAGAGAACAGTCTCTTCTTTATGGAAACTTCTGCTAAAACAGCTATCAATGTGAATGACGTGTTCTATGAGATTG CGAAGAAATTGCTTCAAGGGCAGCAGGTTCAGAACCCACAAGGCGGAATGGTTCTCAACCAGAGACCACCTGAGAGGATGGTGAGCTCTTCTTCGTGCTGCGCGTAA